The genomic window TGATGGGCTTGAGCTTGTGACACGGGAGCAGTGGCGAACGGAACGGGAACTGGAGATTGCACGAGAGGAAAAAAATGCTTGGTGATGGTTTTTTGAGAGGTTgagtggtgttgaaggatgAAGAAGTAAGAAAAGAGGACCAGGCTTGCACTCGCTGTGCATTTCAATTCACGCCTTGGCCTCCCTGCTGTCCTTTTGCCTGAGACTGACGGGGCAACCGTGTCAGCCCATGACCCAGGCTGGTCGCCCAACCGAAGCCAGCCGGGGTGACAGAATAGATTGGGCGGTTGATCGCCAGAGCACGCCCTGTTATCTAGCTAGGGGGTGCATTATGTCGGCTTTATATTGTCGACCATCTACTAGCCAATCGAGGCGGTGAAACTATTGAAACTTGGGTAAATATGCATAGCTCTTATCAAAGGGATTGGTCTCTATGTGTAAAAAAAATTGGGCTTGGAGGCCATTGCATTTGCATAAATGACTGTTGCGTGGCAGTCGATCGCTTTCATCAAGTCTTGGCGGAATATCCGTCCTgactcgtcttcatcctTACTTCCTCGTCGCCAGCAGAATGTATGTGCCCCAGACAGATTCAACCTCGATATCTCTCCAGCGATCACCCTTCTCCTTCCACTCAGGTTCCGCCTCTAGGATCTGATCAAACATAAAGTCCACAATGTCTCCCTCACCACCTTCGGCACGGCTCTTCTTGTCCAGGTGCGCATCCATCCAGCCCTGGTACCCAGTAAAGGTGCGCACATAAGCCTCAAACTGCCCGAGAGtgagcttcttcctcatccaagCCGTCTCTGGGCCTGCGATCTCCTTTGTGTCTTTGTCGACGTTGTAGGTAATTCGCTTGATCTTGTCCCACTCCGACTCAGGGGGCTTCACATCAGCAAGCAGGTCGCGGAGGATGTCTCGTCCAGGACGCTCCCAATACTGGTTCATGCCCTCCACACCGGGTAAGACTTCTCCTTCGCCGTAGCAGAACTTCTCAAATATCTCATTGGCTCGCCGGTGTCCAATGAGGATGTTGTCCTTGTACCCCCAAAAGGCCAGTGAGCCGCCTGGCTTGACTACCCTGGACAACTCTGGCCAGACTTGGGGGTAGTTGAACCAATGCGCTGCCTGGCCAGCTGCAGCCATGTCTACCGAGTGTGCAGGTAGAAAAGACAAGTCCTCGGCGTAGCCCTGACGGAATGAGATCTTGGTGTGCTCGGCATGGGTTTGCATTGCCAGTCGGATCATCCCATCACTTGGGTCAATGGCGATGGCTCTGGCAAAGCGGGGGCTCAGCTCCCTAGCAACAATTCCATGGCCACAACCCAAGTCCAGAAGCGTGCCATGAGGATCTTCATGATTGTAATACCCCAGAATTGTCTTGAACAGGCTTGCAGGGTACGTGGGCCTGGCTTCGGCGAATCTTGCAGCAGAGAAAGTTGCCCTTCTGCGGTGGTGTTAGTTCCGCATTGTCCTAGGAGATGCATCCATCGGTTTGACCATGATGACTTACCCAAATACGGACATGTTCACGGTCACGATGGCTTATTGATCAAGGTTACTGTACTTTGAGAGTAGCTTAAGAACAAGAAAGGACACACAAGCAGAATCAACTGATTTATAATTCGCAGCCGTGGCTTCGGCCTGACATATGACATGACACAAGCACTTAAGATACATGGAGTGATCGGTGTATGGCGACTTGGCGCAGCCCCGCAGCGGCGTGGGTGATAACGGAACCTTCATCCTCCCTTGAACTCTCGCATCCTTGATTGACAATCCTCAACAGCCAAAGACTAAATACCGATAGCCAAGTACCCAATCGACTTTAAGATGACTACCGAAGCCACTGTTCGCAAGTTCTTTGCGTCTTCTGCCTTTGCGGTAGTGGGCGCAAGCTCAAACCCCGCCAAGTTCGGCCACCGAGGTTAAATCCATCCATGTCAATATCTCATGAAAGCCGTGTCGACTGACAGTGTAAATAGTCTTTGCCTGGTATCTCTATCATGACTTGCCAGTCACGCCCATCAATCCGGGGTCGGCGGCTATTTCTGCTTTAGAAAAGGACCATCCTACAGTCCCCAGCGTTACGGCGCTTCCCAACCCCAAGCAGACGTCCATCTCAATCATCACTCCCCCTTCGGCAACCCTCAAGGTGCTCCAGGAGGCAAAGGAGCTTGGCATCCCATCTGTGTGGCTGCAGCCTGGTAGCTTTGACAATGACGTCCTCAAGTTTGCCAACGAGCAAGGTGGATTTGACGCAGTTGTGGCCGGGGATGGCGGCCGGGGTCACGAAGGGTGGTGCATCTTGGTGGATGGTGAGCGAGGACTGAAAGCAGCTGGGAAGCTGTGAATACTTGATTGGAGGCCACAGTATCAAAGCCAAGAACACATAGCTTTGTGGTCAATATGATATGATATCTAAGTTTGGCATGCTCCCGTCCTCTCAGCCAGCAAGTTACCCGGGTAGCCGAGAAGCCAGCCTGTCGCAAAAAGCAATCGTTTCTATCCTGTCAAAACACACAAAACACAAAGTAACTGCAGACTCTCAGTTGCAGCAAGCATAGACAAATCAATACCCTCAACCTAGGCGCTTTGAACAGTCCCATATATTCTATTGGTGATCGGGTTGTTTGGATCTCTGGGGTCAAAGACCTGGTTGACCCACCAAAGTAAACAAACGCGCCTGGACCCACCCAAAGCCATTACTGGACCGCAGCGGGCCTCTTGCTACGGCCATCAATCAATATTCCTTCCAAACAACACTCTTCCCATACATCGCAATTCGACATCCCCTCGAGCTTCCTACGCGACGCCCAGCACTTTTCTCAGACGAGCCTTTGATATTGAAATGCTCACTAATTTTTCCTGGATTTTTCCTCCCTCATAGCCGTCGTGTCTCGTGGTTCCTTGCGTCCACATCGCCAACGAGGCCTCGCTTCGCGCCTTGACTGCAGATACCCTCAACCAACCGCGACCCGACGCGTCGCATCATCGCAATCATGTCTTTCGAAGACATTACCGACCAGTACATCACATATGAGAGCCGTCTGGCTTCTTTTCACAAGAGCGTAAAAAAGCGAGGGTCAACAGCTGGTGGCAGAGGCACCAAGGCCCTCGCTTGGCCGCACAAGAACATCTCAGCCGCGAGTGTATGGATTATTGTGCGCCGCCACGTAAACCAATGCTAACATGTTCAATAGCTTGCCCGTGCTGGCCTATTCTTCAACCCTACCCCACAAAGTCCCGACAATGTCAACTGCTTTCTATGTCACAAGGGCCTTGACGGCTGGGAGGCTTTCGACGATCCTCTCCTAGAACATCTCAAGCATGCCCCCGAGTGTGGCTGggccgtcgtcgccgccaTTGAGGCCGAGGTGGGAGACTATGCGCAAGAAGACCCAAATCAACCATACATGAGGGAGGCTAGAAAAGCGACCTTTGCTGGCAGGTGGCCTCACGATTCCAAGAAGGGCTGGAAGTGCAAAACCAAGCAACTGGTTGACGCTGGATGGAAATACACACCGACCGAGGATTCGGATGACATGGCAACATGCGCATACTGCCAACTTGCCCTCGACGGATGGGAGCCCGGTGATATGCCACTGTGAGTGTTCCGTTTTCACATTTCTCGTTTCTAGCTAACATTTTCCTAGTGACGAGCACTTCAACCGATCACCCGACTGTCCTTTCTTCATCTTGCTTGATGAGGCACAAAACCATAAGAAGCCGCCCAAGAGCAAAGCCGGGCGCGCATCCAAGGCCTCGCGCCTATCCGTTCAATCTATCGCCACGGCCACATCGGAAGCGCCATCCCTTAACGAATCGGTCACTGGCCCCGAAGACAGTGTTCTTACCACAGCCTCAACACAAGGTGGCAAGAAGACAAAAGCTCGCAAGGCCGCCCCGAAAAAGGGACGGAAGACGAAGGCCAAGAAAGAACCCGTTGAAGAGGTGGAAGAGACGATCCAGGAAGAGGCACCACCCAAGCCTTCTCGGGGAAAGAAGCGAGACAGCACAGCAGTCGAGGATGCCAGCATGGCCATGTCAGAAGCTCCTGCTGCTAAGAAACGCGCAACACGAACCCGCGGCAGCGTCGCCGTACCCGATTCGACCTTGgagcaagaggaggatgTGGAGATGGACGAAGCTTCCGCTCCCAAGAAGGGTGGGCGaaagaagaccaagaaggccacCAAGTCTACACGCACAGTTTCTACGACATCTGTTGCCTCTGAGGTGTCTATGCCCGCCTATGAATCAACACCTGGAACATTCCcggacgatgatgagattgAGCGTCAACTGGAGGCAGACCTGGAGAGGCAACTgaccgaggatgaagagatcACAGTCGATTCTGATTCCGAGCGGCTAAAGGCTAAGAAGAAGGGagcaaaggccaaggccgatcAATCACAGGATTATGCCATGTTCGACCCTGAACCAGCTGAGGTGGATGAAGCCGAGGTTGACGATGAGCTTAGGGCTCTGCAAGCTGAAATGGAAGTTGatgagccggagccggaacGGGAACCAGAACCTGAGTCAGAACCTGAACCGGAGCCCGAGGTCGAACCAGAGCCGGAGCCAGAGCCGGAACCTGAGGAGCTCCATGTTCCGAAGAAGGGACGAAAGGCTGGGACTCGAAAAGTGTCGAAGCAGGTCAAGtcgaagaagggcaaggccgCCGCACAGccggttgaagaagaagaccatACGCTCCCCGAGGAAACTCCACAACCCGAGGAAGTCCCCGAGAAGTCTACAACACCAGAATGGGAACCAGAGGTGAAAGAGCCAGCCCATGAGGAAAGCATGGTCAGCACAGATACAGTTGTCAAGAAGTCGGCGGCTGCTCGCTCGAGCGCAGCGGGCAAGCGAGGTCGCGGACGACCCTCCAAGGCGTCACTCGTCTCCCAAGCGTCGGCTGATGAACTCGAACTTGTTGAAGCGCCAACTCAAACACCTGTTGAGACTCCGGAAGAGCCCCCGGTTAAGCGAGGCCGTGGTCGTCCATCCAAGGCATCACTAGCATCCCGTGCGTCCCTCGGCGCTGAGGAGAGCCAGTCGAGTCTTGCCCCTCCCAA from Fusarium falciforme chromosome 2, complete sequence includes these protein-coding regions:
- a CDS encoding CoA-binding domain-containing protein, producing the protein MTTEATVRKFFASSAFAVVGASSNPAKFGHRVFAWYLYHDLPVTPINPGSAAISALEKDHPTVPSVTALPNPKQTSISIITPPSATLKVLQEAKELGIPSVWLQPGSFDNDVLKFANEQGGFDAVVAGDGGRGHEGWCILVDGERGLKAAGKL
- a CDS encoding Methyltransf-11 domain-containing protein, with the translated sequence MSVFGRATFSAARFAEARPTYPASLFKTILGYYNHEDPHGTLLDLGCGHGIVARELSPRFARAIAIDPSDGMIRLAMQTHAEHTKISFRQGYAEDLSFLPAHSVDMAAAGQAAHWFNYPQVWPELSRVVKPGGSLAFWGYKDNILIGHRRANEIFEKFCYGEGEVLPGVEGMNQYWERPGRDILRDLLADVKPPESEWDKIKRITYNVDKDTKEIAGPETAWMRKKLTLGQFEAYVRTFTGYQGWMDAHLDKKSRAEGGEGDIVDFMFDQILEAEPEWKEKGDRWRDIEVESVWGTYILLATRK